In Dethiosulfovibrio russensis, a single genomic region encodes these proteins:
- a CDS encoding CRISPR-associated endonuclease Cas3'' — MSMVLKDRLVRYLAHVRGGDGWEQPLMDHLRNVGRLSESFAGKIGLGDAGKMIGLLHDLGKYSRSFQNYLLSSSGKINPDSEEYMDPFSKKGKIDHSTAGAKYIWEKLRGVGKCGQGEVCAQIMALCIASHHSGMIDCLSKDDKLVFWDRMDKPDEGTRYSECLSAMENELKTLLNESLDDSKVNSTVNSFFSYLNKTARFSTGEKYGFSTIGAFNLGMTARFLLSCLVDADRIDSAEFEDPSRKKERLRRRDFDWQTGIDRLERVLDSYKQDSQVNEIRRRISDECLERADDPQGIYTLSVPTGGGKTLLSLRYAMRHALRHDLHRIIYVVPFTSIIEQNAQEVRSILEGEGDACPWVLEHHSNIEPERQTWSYKLAAENWDCPVVFTTMVQFLETLFRGGNSRVRRMHMLAKTVLVFDEIQSLPIKCTHLFCNALNFLVEQAGSTAVLCTATQPTLDRLSSLGNPGLAEKGELHMAENSELVSDKTSLFDDLRRVRVSNLSRSGGWSKEEIGDLALKRLEDFGNCLVVVNTKTWAKRLFEYCSSETEAEVTFHLSTGQCPAHRKERLAVIRKRLSEGRRVLCISTQLIEAGVDVDFGAVIRFIAGLDSIAQAAGRCNRHGELRDSEGVPMMGDVSIVNPSEEKISTLKDILIGQEKTKRILSEYEEEHRHELKACEATDYSGLLDPITLYRYFDYFFFERTDEMGYNFSGKGSRDDNLLNLLSLNDKSGLAEFNVKRKSTGKAPLLLQSFKFAGDIFRAIDAPTNSVICPYGAGKELISKLCSLSIGFEFEEYGTLLRRAQQYSVNVFPNVWKRLCNAGAVHEIQEGEGVFYLDKAFYNSDFGLCLEQDSPMELLMS; from the coding sequence ATGTCCATGGTTTTAAAGGATCGTCTTGTCAGATACTTGGCTCACGTCAGAGGCGGAGATGGATGGGAACAACCGCTAATGGACCATTTGAGAAATGTTGGAAGGTTGAGCGAAAGCTTTGCGGGGAAAATTGGATTAGGCGATGCGGGAAAGATGATCGGTCTTCTCCATGACTTAGGTAAATACAGTAGATCATTCCAGAACTACCTGCTTTCGTCCTCGGGAAAGATTAATCCCGACAGCGAGGAATATATGGATCCTTTCTCCAAAAAAGGCAAGATAGATCACTCTACTGCCGGGGCAAAATATATATGGGAAAAGCTCCGAGGGGTAGGTAAATGCGGACAAGGAGAGGTCTGCGCTCAGATTATGGCTCTGTGTATCGCCTCCCATCACAGTGGCATGATCGACTGTCTTTCAAAGGACGATAAGCTGGTTTTCTGGGACAGAATGGACAAACCCGACGAAGGTACTCGCTACTCTGAGTGTTTGTCGGCAATGGAGAATGAGCTGAAGACCCTTTTGAACGAGAGTCTCGATGACTCTAAAGTAAATTCGACGGTGAACAGTTTTTTTAGTTATCTGAACAAAACCGCCAGGTTTTCTACCGGCGAAAAATATGGTTTTTCCACAATTGGGGCCTTCAACCTGGGAATGACAGCCAGATTTCTCCTCAGTTGTCTGGTGGATGCCGACAGAATCGACAGCGCCGAGTTCGAGGATCCCAGTAGAAAAAAAGAACGTCTGAGACGACGTGATTTTGACTGGCAAACGGGAATAGACCGACTGGAGAGAGTCCTGGATTCCTATAAGCAGGATAGCCAGGTCAACGAGATAAGGCGTCGGATCTCCGACGAGTGCCTCGAAAGGGCCGATGATCCCCAAGGAATATATACCCTATCAGTACCCACCGGCGGAGGGAAGACACTGCTCAGTCTAAGATACGCCATGCGACATGCCTTACGTCACGATCTACATCGAATCATATACGTAGTTCCTTTCACATCCATCATAGAGCAGAACGCCCAGGAAGTTCGATCGATTCTCGAGGGAGAAGGCGACGCCTGTCCCTGGGTGTTGGAACATCATTCCAATATAGAACCGGAAAGACAGACCTGGAGTTACAAGCTGGCGGCGGAAAACTGGGATTGTCCAGTGGTGTTTACCACTATGGTCCAGTTTCTTGAGACCCTGTTCAGAGGGGGTAATAGCAGGGTTCGACGTATGCATATGTTGGCCAAGACCGTTCTAGTGTTCGATGAAATACAGTCTTTGCCAATAAAGTGTACCCATTTATTTTGTAACGCCCTTAATTTTCTGGTGGAGCAGGCTGGGAGCACTGCGGTTCTCTGCACGGCTACTCAGCCTACCTTGGATAGGCTCTCCTCTCTAGGGAATCCGGGGTTGGCGGAAAAAGGAGAGCTTCATATGGCTGAAAACAGCGAGCTCGTATCGGATAAAACCTCTCTTTTCGACGATCTTAGGAGAGTCAGGGTCAGTAATCTATCTAGGTCCGGGGGCTGGAGCAAAGAGGAGATCGGAGATCTAGCGCTGAAAAGGCTGGAAGATTTTGGCAATTGTCTGGTCGTGGTCAATACGAAGACCTGGGCGAAGAGGCTTTTCGAGTATTGCTCCTCAGAGACGGAAGCGGAGGTGACATTCCATCTCAGCACCGGACAGTGTCCGGCTCATCGTAAAGAACGTTTAGCAGTGATACGCAAGAGGTTGAGCGAGGGGAGAAGGGTTTTGTGTATAAGCACCCAGCTTATAGAAGCAGGGGTGGACGTGGATTTCGGGGCGGTAATACGTTTTATAGCGGGATTGGATTCCATAGCTCAGGCCGCAGGCCGTTGCAACAGACACGGTGAGTTACGCGATTCCGAGGGAGTTCCCATGATGGGAGACGTCTCTATCGTAAATCCGTCAGAGGAAAAAATCTCCACCCTCAAGGATATTCTCATCGGTCAGGAAAAGACCAAACGGATTTTAAGTGAGTACGAGGAAGAACATAGACATGAGCTTAAGGCATGTGAGGCTACAGATTATAGTGGACTGTTGGATCCGATTACTTTATACAGGTATTTCGATTATTTCTTTTTCGAACGGACTGACGAGATGGGCTACAACTTCAGCGGTAAAGGTAGTCGGGACGATAACCTGTTGAATCTGCTCTCTTTGAACGATAAAAGTGGTTTAGCCGAGTTCAATGTTAAGAGAAAAAGCACTGGTAAGGCCCCTCTGTTGTTGCAGTCGTTTAAGTTCGCAGGAGACATTTTTAGAGCTATAGACGCCCCGACCAACTCTGTTATATGTCCTTACGGCGCAGGCAAGGAGTTGATCTCGAAGCTGTGTTCTTTGTCGATAGGGTTCGAGTTTGAAGAATACGGAACCCTTTTAAGGAGGGCTCAGCAATATAGCGTAAACGTGTTTCCAAACGTGTGGAAAAGGCTCTGTAACGCGGGAGCCGTTCACGAAATTCAAGAAGGAGAGGGAGTGTTCTACCTTGATAAAGCCTTCTACAACTCCGATTTTGGTCTTTGCCTCGAGCAGGACTCCCCTATGGAGCTGTTGATGTCATGA
- a CDS encoding GNAT family N-acetyltransferase, with translation MDYIRCSKVDREVIYESFVLGFSDYPVPMTLDVDGFFDRFFGPEGNGTDHSFVAVENGAPAGLILGGVRRFDGYRNMRCGTLCVPPEIRGTGVSGRLFELFLENAMEIGCERLSLEVLADNERAIRFYERRGYERRNKLLYFGRSTGNTVESPLRPPVGVDVVETDVSIARECREGMSSVHINWQNEADYFCSDRTSRCFAAYERGEMVGATVISGSGKVYFLWVSDSCRRRGIGRNLLCRGVDAVRPEKLSVSMPDNIDIRPFLDETGFVKESVEQYEMFRMV, from the coding sequence ATGGATTACATAAGATGTTCGAAGGTGGACCGAGAGGTTATATACGAATCGTTTGTCCTGGGATTTTCCGATTATCCCGTCCCTATGACTCTGGACGTCGACGGTTTTTTCGACAGATTCTTCGGTCCGGAGGGCAACGGTACGGACCACTCTTTCGTCGCGGTCGAAAATGGAGCGCCTGCCGGGCTGATACTGGGCGGTGTCAGACGATTCGACGGATATCGAAACATGAGGTGCGGTACTCTATGCGTTCCTCCCGAGATTCGGGGAACCGGCGTCAGTGGACGTCTTTTCGAGCTTTTTCTGGAGAACGCTATGGAGATAGGGTGCGAGCGTCTCAGCTTAGAGGTCCTGGCGGACAACGAAAGAGCCATAAGGTTCTACGAGAGGCGAGGCTACGAGAGGAGGAACAAGCTGCTTTACTTCGGCAGGTCGACGGGAAATACGGTGGAGAGCCCTCTTCGTCCCCCCGTCGGCGTCGATGTGGTGGAGACGGATGTCTCGATCGCGAGGGAATGCAGGGAGGGAATGTCGTCGGTCCATATCAACTGGCAGAACGAGGCGGATTATTTTTGTTCCGATCGAACCTCCCGGTGTTTCGCCGCATACGAAAGGGGCGAGATGGTCGGAGCGACGGTGATATCAGGCTCGGGAAAGGTCTATTTTCTCTGGGTGTCGGACTCTTGCAGAAGGAGGGGAATAGGGCGGAATCTTCTCTGCCGTGGGGTCGATGCGGTCCGCCCGGAAAAGCTGAGCGTCAGTATGCCAGATAACATAGATATCCGTCCTTTTCTAGATGAAACGGGCTTCGTCAAGGAGTCGGTAGAACAGTACGAGATGTTCAGGATGGTTTAA
- a CDS encoding aminotransferase class I/II-fold pyridoxal phosphate-dependent enzyme gives MKIRPFKLERYFARYEFSVKHIMSASDCESVTVAELMALGGDETMEAWKDLRLNYTEPKGHPDLLAGIADRYDGIGPENLITLVPEEGIFLAMNALLERGDHVIALSPIYQSLLEIPRSIGCTLSEWPLVLERNRWKLDLDRLESLLKQETKLLVVNFPHNPTGFQPTKEEFRRILSLAEERGVWVFSDEMYRGLEPTSELRLPSAAEIYPKAVSLSGLSKSYGLPGLRMGWLASTDHDLMEKVTCLRDYTTICGSAPSELLSIMALRCADDLMERCRKIVAENGVTAAEFFGKHEDLFRWIPPMAGSIGFPVLNGDFPAEDFFAHVVEKKNLMVLPGSVFGVDKNHFRIGLGRKDFSKCCEILEEYLKERG, from the coding sequence TTGAAGATACGCCCGTTCAAACTGGAGCGATATTTCGCCAGATACGAGTTCTCGGTGAAACACATAATGAGCGCCTCGGACTGCGAGAGCGTTACAGTGGCCGAACTGATGGCCCTCGGGGGCGACGAGACCATGGAGGCCTGGAAAGACCTGCGCCTCAACTACACCGAGCCCAAGGGGCATCCTGACCTGCTGGCCGGAATCGCCGATCGCTATGACGGAATCGGCCCGGAGAACCTGATAACTCTGGTCCCGGAGGAGGGCATATTTCTGGCGATGAACGCCCTTCTGGAACGAGGAGACCACGTAATAGCCCTGTCGCCTATATATCAGTCGCTGCTTGAGATTCCAAGGTCGATAGGATGCACACTGTCCGAATGGCCCCTCGTGCTTGAGAGAAACCGCTGGAAACTGGACCTGGATCGCCTGGAGTCGCTTTTAAAGCAGGAGACCAAGCTGCTGGTTGTCAACTTTCCCCATAACCCCACGGGATTCCAGCCCACGAAGGAGGAGTTCCGAAGGATACTGAGCCTGGCGGAAGAGAGGGGAGTATGGGTCTTCTCCGACGAGATGTACCGGGGCCTGGAGCCTACCTCGGAGCTACGTCTACCATCGGCGGCGGAAATATACCCCAAGGCCGTAAGTCTTTCGGGGCTTTCCAAGTCGTACGGACTGCCGGGGCTGAGGATGGGATGGCTTGCCAGCACCGACCACGACCTGATGGAAAAGGTGACCTGTCTGAGAGACTACACCACGATATGCGGCTCCGCCCCGTCGGAACTCCTGTCCATAATGGCCCTGAGATGTGCCGACGATCTGATGGAACGTTGCAGAAAGATAGTGGCTGAAAACGGCGTAACCGCGGCGGAGTTCTTCGGTAAACATGAGGACCTGTTCCGCTGGATTCCTCCGATGGCCGGATCCATCGGCTTTCCAGTGCTGAACGGAGACTTTCCGGCGGAGGATTTTTTCGCCCACGTCGTGGAGAAGAAAAACCTCATGGTCCTGCCAGGATCGGTGTTCGGGGTCGACAAAAACCACTTCCGAATCGGCCTGGGACGTAAGGACTTTTCCAAATGCTGTGAGATCCTGGAGGAATATCTGAAAGAAAGAGGCTAG
- a CDS encoding sodium-dependent transporter, protein MSGNGNGTEREQWGSRMGFMLAAAGSAVGLGNIWRFPYVTGKNGGAAFLIIYLAMVFCIGASVMLAEFAIGRASKRNSVGAFRKLKGGAWPIVGWLGLIVAFLILSYYAVIGGWTLAYIFKSFTGLMTAGSAEDVQNIFLTFIADPVQVIAAFFVFMALVVVVVYRGVGEGIEKYCKVLMPGLFIILIILMVRALSLPGAAEGVAFYLKPDFSKVTGATVIDALGQAFYSLSLGMGILITYGSYISNDEDLPKSVATVTFLDTMVAFLSGLVIFPTVFAFGVDAGAGAGLSFIALPAVFSKMWGGPVWSALFFALLFIAALTSSVSLFEVVISYCMDELKWTRARSSWIMGTAIFLFGIPSALSNGAMDIKLFGMGFLDGLDWLCNNLLLTTCGILICLFAGWVVGDRMKKEVTNDGGRPFALLSPWTWILRVVAPAAILVIIYNGLK, encoded by the coding sequence TTGAGTGGAAACGGCAACGGAACCGAAAGAGAGCAATGGGGAAGCCGAATGGGATTCATGCTCGCCGCGGCAGGGTCCGCGGTGGGATTGGGAAATATATGGCGTTTTCCCTACGTAACGGGTAAAAACGGAGGAGCGGCCTTTCTCATAATCTACCTCGCCATGGTGTTCTGCATCGGCGCCTCGGTCATGCTGGCCGAGTTCGCCATAGGCAGGGCGTCCAAGAGAAACTCCGTCGGGGCCTTCCGCAAGCTCAAGGGCGGAGCCTGGCCTATAGTCGGGTGGCTCGGTCTGATAGTGGCCTTTTTGATCCTCTCCTACTACGCCGTAATCGGAGGCTGGACACTGGCCTATATATTCAAATCCTTCACCGGGCTTATGACGGCAGGGAGCGCCGAGGACGTCCAAAACATCTTCCTCACATTCATCGCCGATCCGGTCCAGGTCATCGCCGCGTTCTTCGTCTTCATGGCCCTGGTGGTCGTCGTGGTCTACCGAGGGGTCGGCGAGGGTATCGAGAAGTACTGCAAGGTGCTAATGCCCGGACTTTTCATAATACTGATAATCCTCATGGTCAGGGCCCTCTCGCTGCCCGGAGCCGCGGAGGGAGTGGCCTTCTATCTCAAGCCGGACTTCTCCAAGGTCACTGGAGCAACCGTCATAGACGCCCTGGGACAGGCCTTCTACTCCCTCTCTCTCGGCATGGGAATACTGATCACCTACGGAAGCTACATCTCCAACGACGAGGACCTGCCTAAATCGGTGGCCACAGTCACCTTCCTGGACACCATGGTGGCGTTTCTCTCCGGATTGGTGATATTTCCCACCGTCTTCGCCTTCGGTGTGGACGCAGGAGCCGGGGCCGGACTGTCCTTCATAGCCCTCCCGGCGGTGTTCTCCAAGATGTGGGGAGGACCGGTCTGGTCCGCTCTCTTCTTCGCCCTGCTGTTCATAGCGGCACTAACCTCCTCGGTGTCGCTATTCGAGGTGGTCATCTCCTACTGCATGGACGAGCTCAAATGGACCAGAGCCAGATCTTCCTGGATCATGGGAACGGCCATATTCCTCTTCGGCATACCGTCGGCCCTCTCAAACGGGGCCATGGACATAAAGCTCTTCGGCATGGGCTTTCTGGACGGTCTGGACTGGCTCTGCAACAACCTGCTGCTTACCACCTGCGGCATACTGATCTGTCTGTTCGCCGGATGGGTAGTAGGGGACAGGATGAAAAAGGAGGTCACCAACGACGGCGGACGTCCCTTCGCCCTGCTCTCGCCCTGGACCTGGATCCTCAGGGTGGTGGCCCCCGCCGCCATACTTGTGATCATCTACAACGGACTGAAGTAG
- a CDS encoding acetylserotonin O-methyltransferase yields the protein MRKELPKVNSDWGRFFMFQRETLRWELLKTAIELGLFDLTTEAVTSDEVADGLCLHRENTEHMMNALVALGCLSKEDGKYVNNGQAESFLTSEGETSLGESLLYMEKWMLPVMNGGMKDLVKNGPKERKNIADPAIWEQGARITVNHSRCGRAQFIADRVSELPEFQSFGSMLDLGAGPGIIAVAVTSVHDSMKSVVLDQSPVAKVAEEIVREYGMEDRMTVRSGDYMKDDIGSGYDLIMANFTLNFYRDDLSSVMTKVRDALNPGGVFVVMSDGISFDGTGPADSVLSWLPTTLQGEDMSIRTGQISSAMLEVGFGSTEVRVLPDEGGMQGHGPVEMTVGRKKA from the coding sequence ATGAGAAAAGAACTGCCTAAGGTGAATTCGGATTGGGGAAGGTTTTTTATGTTTCAGCGGGAGACCCTCCGATGGGAACTGCTTAAGACCGCAATAGAGCTCGGCCTGTTCGATCTTACTACCGAGGCCGTTACCTCCGACGAGGTGGCCGACGGGCTGTGTCTCCATAGGGAAAATACCGAGCATATGATGAACGCCCTGGTCGCTCTGGGGTGTCTGTCGAAGGAAGATGGAAAGTACGTAAACAACGGACAGGCCGAGTCGTTCCTCACGTCCGAAGGCGAGACCTCGCTGGGCGAGTCCTTGCTGTATATGGAAAAATGGATGTTGCCCGTCATGAACGGAGGTATGAAGGACCTGGTGAAAAACGGTCCCAAGGAGAGAAAGAACATAGCCGATCCTGCCATATGGGAGCAGGGGGCGCGTATAACCGTCAATCATTCCCGTTGCGGTCGCGCTCAGTTCATAGCCGATAGGGTATCCGAACTGCCGGAGTTCCAGTCGTTTGGCAGCATGCTGGATCTCGGTGCCGGGCCCGGGATAATCGCCGTCGCCGTGACCTCGGTCCACGATTCGATGAAATCCGTGGTTCTAGACCAGTCTCCGGTGGCCAAGGTGGCCGAGGAGATCGTCCGAGAGTACGGTATGGAGGACCGTATGACCGTGAGGTCCGGCGACTACATGAAAGACGATATCGGCTCCGGGTATGACCTGATAATGGCTAATTTTACCTTGAATTTTTATCGTGACGATCTGTCCTCCGTAATGACGAAGGTGCGGGATGCGCTCAACCCAGGCGGTGTTTTCGTGGTCATGTCCGACGGGATCAGTTTCGACGGCACTGGCCCGGCGGACAGCGTTCTGAGCTGGTTGCCCACCACGTTGCAGGGCGAGGATATGTCAATAAGGACCGGTCAGATCTCGAGCGCCATGCTGGAGGTAGGTTTCGGGTCGACGGAGGTCAGGGTTCTCCCCGACGAGGGCGGCATGCAGGGCCATGGCCCGGTGGAGATGACCGTGGGAAGGAAGAAGGCGTAG
- a CDS encoding linear amide C-N hydrolase yields the protein MKKLRITLILFIVFSSLTMKGSACSISLLGNDQKTLIARNMDWPEPTGMVLKNLSGIEKTAMLSPDGSTPYTWTSSYGSITFDLVVETRSYGELSAPGCGLNEAGFYAATLFVDPPKYPGPGSKPFLSCIEVARVLLDTCSNVSEALSKFNEFGITGLVIDDELSCDMHWFLADKEGNCAIVEFPPENSGTISVNYPGKKCMTNDYYGPSYANLARYQGFGGTLPIPSDEHKRTSDVRFVRDVYFSEEVMAKEDISKDDGFFVMGKVAQTEGTKGSDSPTDWTIVYDLKGLNLSWTAVNNELRRDIDLTRLDFSSSEKVTSMDIQSSGSGDVTSNFGEKTEGTSSGCNVGATSSTLALLLVPLVFMGKR from the coding sequence GTGAAGAAACTACGAATAACCTTGATATTATTCATCGTCTTTTCGAGCTTAACCATGAAGGGATCGGCATGTTCCATCTCTCTTCTAGGAAACGACCAAAAAACCTTGATCGCCAGAAACATGGACTGGCCGGAACCAACCGGGATGGTCTTGAAGAACCTGAGCGGGATAGAGAAAACAGCCATGCTTTCCCCCGACGGTTCCACTCCGTATACTTGGACCTCCTCCTACGGAAGCATAACTTTCGACCTTGTGGTGGAGACTCGCTCGTATGGGGAGCTCAGCGCTCCCGGGTGCGGACTCAACGAAGCGGGTTTCTATGCGGCCACGCTGTTCGTGGACCCGCCGAAATATCCCGGACCTGGAAGCAAGCCTTTTCTCAGCTGCATAGAGGTGGCAAGGGTTCTGCTGGACACTTGCTCAAACGTGTCGGAGGCTTTAAGCAAATTCAACGAATTCGGGATTACCGGATTGGTCATAGACGATGAGCTCTCCTGCGATATGCACTGGTTTCTCGCAGACAAAGAGGGAAACTGCGCCATCGTGGAATTCCCCCCGGAAAACTCGGGGACGATCTCAGTCAACTATCCGGGTAAAAAGTGCATGACCAACGATTATTACGGCCCCAGTTACGCCAACTTGGCTAGGTACCAGGGATTCGGAGGGACTCTGCCCATTCCTTCCGACGAACACAAAAGGACGTCCGACGTAAGGTTCGTTCGCGACGTTTATTTTTCGGAAGAGGTAATGGCGAAAGAGGACATATCCAAAGACGACGGATTTTTCGTAATGGGGAAGGTGGCTCAGACGGAAGGGACCAAGGGCTCGGACTCCCCGACGGATTGGACCATAGTCTACGACCTCAAGGGTCTCAACCTTTCCTGGACCGCTGTAAACAACGAGCTGCGAAGGGATATCGATCTTACCCGCCTTGACTTCTCTTCGTCGGAAAAGGTGACGTCAATGGATATCCAGTCGTCCGGCTCGGGAGACGTGACGTCGAACTTCGGTGAAAAAACCGAAGGAACCAGCAGCGGCTGTAACGTCGGAGCTACATCCTCCACCCTGGCGCTTCTACTCGTCCCACTCGTGTTTATGGGGAAACGATAA
- a CDS encoding HAD-IIA family hydrolase: MIADRYDAFFLDLDGVVYVGDRQTDGAASALDRLRSMGKDVRFLTNNPTDGSDIVCRLKELGIESKEEEVITSGTATARVLSDRGIGPVWVLGHGGLRKAMTDAGLSLTEAPPCEAVVVGWDDDVTLGQIRRAALAIRQGALFVATNEDPTYPSSEGVLSGVGVVVDALIAGSGTRPLSVGKPWTAMFEQARRTLAPGKRAVMIGDTPYVDVLGAHRAGIDAILMGSAETYPGKLDFRNPDGRIDGLGDLFDESISMGAWDSPTYPWPESVEPGVAGVVLDESGRVLLMRRSDNGRWGIPSGHVEPGETVQTAVVREIREETGLEVEVEELIGLYSDPVSQVITYPDSRICHFVTSCFLCRVMGGSLITSGPETLDAGFFDPHALPEPLMSMHPRWLADALAPSGRPFVR; this comes from the coding sequence ATGATAGCCGATAGATACGACGCTTTTTTTCTCGACCTAGACGGGGTCGTATACGTGGGAGATCGTCAGACCGACGGTGCCGCCTCTGCTCTGGACAGGCTCCGTTCCATGGGCAAGGACGTCCGGTTTCTCACCAATAACCCCACTGACGGAAGCGATATAGTCTGCCGGTTGAAGGAGTTGGGGATAGAGTCAAAGGAGGAAGAGGTGATCACCTCCGGAACCGCCACCGCCAGGGTTTTGTCCGACAGGGGCATCGGCCCGGTTTGGGTGCTGGGCCACGGCGGACTGAGAAAGGCCATGACCGACGCGGGGCTGTCTCTGACGGAGGCTCCGCCATGCGAGGCGGTCGTGGTGGGATGGGACGACGACGTCACCTTGGGACAGATCCGACGGGCTGCTCTGGCGATCCGACAGGGGGCTCTCTTCGTCGCCACCAACGAGGACCCCACTTATCCCAGTTCGGAGGGAGTCCTCTCCGGGGTTGGGGTGGTGGTGGACGCACTCATCGCCGGAAGCGGAACCAGACCCCTCTCGGTGGGCAAGCCCTGGACCGCCATGTTCGAGCAGGCCAGGAGGACCCTGGCTCCGGGAAAACGTGCCGTCATGATCGGCGATACCCCTTACGTGGACGTTCTGGGAGCTCACAGGGCCGGTATAGACGCCATACTAATGGGATCCGCCGAGACCTATCCCGGCAAGCTGGACTTTAGAAATCCGGATGGACGGATAGACGGATTGGGCGACCTCTTCGACGAATCGATCTCCATGGGAGCCTGGGACTCTCCCACCTATCCTTGGCCCGAGTCGGTGGAGCCCGGGGTCGCAGGGGTGGTGCTGGACGAATCGGGCAGAGTCCTTCTGATGCGCCGCTCCGATAACGGACGATGGGGCATCCCCTCGGGGCACGTCGAGCCCGGCGAGACCGTGCAGACCGCCGTGGTCAGGGAGATCCGTGAGGAGACGGGTCTAGAGGTGGAGGTCGAGGAGCTGATAGGGCTCTACTCCGATCCGGTGTCGCAGGTGATAACCTATCCGGACAGTCGCATCTGCCATTTCGTGACCAGCTGTTTCCTCTGCCGAGTAATGGGTGGCTCTCTGATCACCTCCGGACCCGAGACGCTGGACGCCGGTTTCTTCGATCCCCACGCTCTGCCGGAGCCTCTGATGTCCATGCATCCCAGATGGCTGGCCGACGCTTTGGCCCCTTCCGGAAGGCCTTTTGTTAGATAA
- the aroB gene encoding 3-dehydroquinate synthase: protein MSRGELVFLGGFMGSGKTSVGQRLAEAVGLPFVDLDKAIELRAGASVAEIFASQGEEGFRRLEAQSLREISDLERCIVALGGGALKDPKGRELIRKKGRLVILDASADTVKNRVAAQPGQRPLLKMENLEDLWERRRPLYSDGDLRVETDHLNVSQVAEAVREGLSLPLKGDCDQRILGDERTGLVVVGQGVLSKLPELLGRTDTYVVADSMTGPLFEPVVGQTRGRSVLPRGEDAKTMDVVEGLYDDFLSVGMDRGDVVLALGGGCVGDVAGFAAATWMRGIELVQCPTTLLAQVDSSIGGKVGVNLPQGKNLVGAFHRPKIVLSDVNCLTSLSWKDYRQGLGEVVKYGLGEDPELFDLLERNVEGLLRRDPGLLVEVVARCASIKLDLVSRDEREHDVRTRLNLGHTVAHGLEAASGYRDWSHGDAVAVGMVVATELSCRLGECDRHRLDRLNRLLTDLRLPRRPDRPWSDLECHIARDKKFRKGSPRLVLPRSGEVSFVWEGPIEELRRAYEEVYRS from the coding sequence GTGAGTAGAGGAGAGCTGGTTTTTCTCGGAGGGTTCATGGGATCCGGAAAGACCTCGGTGGGCCAGAGGCTGGCCGAGGCGGTGGGACTTCCCTTCGTGGATCTGGACAAGGCCATAGAGCTGAGGGCCGGGGCCTCCGTGGCGGAGATATTCGCCTCTCAGGGGGAGGAAGGCTTTCGCAGACTGGAGGCCCAGTCGCTTAGAGAGATATCGGACCTGGAGCGGTGCATAGTAGCCCTGGGCGGCGGTGCCCTGAAGGATCCCAAGGGTCGGGAGCTTATCCGCAAGAAGGGCAGACTTGTTATATTGGATGCCTCGGCGGACACGGTAAAAAACAGGGTGGCGGCCCAACCGGGACAGAGGCCTCTTCTGAAGATGGAGAACCTGGAGGACCTCTGGGAGAGGCGGCGTCCCCTTTACAGCGACGGCGACCTGAGGGTTGAGACGGATCATCTTAACGTCTCCCAAGTGGCGGAGGCGGTCCGGGAGGGGCTATCACTTCCGCTGAAGGGCGACTGCGATCAGAGGATCCTCGGGGACGAGAGGACCGGCCTGGTGGTGGTAGGCCAGGGAGTGCTGTCGAAACTTCCGGAGCTTCTCGGACGGACCGACACCTACGTGGTGGCCGACTCCATGACGGGACCTCTCTTCGAGCCGGTGGTAGGCCAGACCCGAGGACGTTCGGTTTTACCGAGAGGCGAGGATGCCAAGACCATGGATGTGGTGGAAGGACTGTACGACGACTTTCTCTCCGTCGGCATGGACCGGGGCGACGTGGTGTTGGCCCTGGGCGGCGGCTGCGTGGGAGACGTGGCCGGATTCGCCGCCGCAACCTGGATGAGGGGCATAGAGCTCGTCCAGTGTCCCACCACCCTTCTGGCCCAGGTGGACAGCTCCATAGGAGGCAAGGTCGGGGTGAATCTGCCTCAGGGCAAAAACCTGGTCGGAGCCTTCCATCGTCCGAAAATAGTCCTTTCCGACGTGAACTGTCTCACCTCCCTTTCCTGGAAGGACTACCGTCAGGGACTGGGAGAGGTGGTCAAATACGGTCTCGGAGAGGATCCAGAGCTTTTCGACCTTCTGGAGAGAAACGTCGAAGGCCTTCTGCGGCGCGACCCCGGTTTGCTGGTGGAGGTTGTGGCTCGGTGTGCTTCCATAAAACTCGACCTGGTTTCCCGGGACGAGAGGGAGCACGACGTCAGGACCAGACTCAACCTGGGACACACTGTGGCTCACGGTCTGGAGGCGGCTTCGGGATACCGCGACTGGAGCCACGGAGACGCGGTGGCCGTAGGAATGGTCGTGGCGACCGAGCTCTCCTGTAGGCTGGGCGAGTGCGACAGACACAGGTTGGACAGGCTCAACCGGCTTCTGACGGATCTGAGGCTTCCCCGCCGTCCCGATCGCCCCTGGTCCGATCTGGAGTGCCATATCGCAAGAGACAAGAAGTTCAGAAAAGGCAGCCCCAGACTGGTGCTTCCCAGAAGCGGCGAGGTCTCCTTCGTATGGGAGGGCCCCATCGAAGAGCTGAGAAGAGCCTACGAGGAGGTCTACAGATCCTAG